The genomic stretch GTAAGAGTATACGAGTTATTAGGTGCTGAAGTTTACCTGTATTTCTCAGTAGATCAGTTCGATGTAACTGCAAGAGTTAATCCTCGTACAACTGCTAGACCTGGCGATACAATTAAGGTAGCATTTGACTTAACAAAGATTCATGTATTTGATAAAGATACAGAGCAGGTTATTACACACTAATCATTCTATTATACAGGATGGTAAGAGTACACTAATCGCTGTTAAAAACAAATATAATTTATTATTAATTAATAGAAGCAGAGAACTCGTATGGGTTCTCTGTTTTTGGCTTATACAAAGAAATTATAGGGGATACACAGAATCTGTTTGGTTGATTGCTTTAGCCAATAAAATCTATAGTATATAGTGGCAAGACCAAGCGCAGGCCTTACCTTATTGGCTCCTGCATTTAGCTTCTGGTTAACCTAGTTTATGTATGAACTCAGTAGCTTATGAATGGATGTTATGCATAGAAGAATATATAAAGTTTATCTGAGGAAATAAGATATCAAGTGATACCCACGTAAAAAGATTTATACTGATAATTAATTGATAAAGCTAATTATTTGTACGAGCTTGAAATGTAAAGGAAACAACTTAAAATAGTTTTTTATTACTAATAGCATAATTAATAACACTCGATAAAAGTTTAGTAAATAAACTATATTGAAAACGAGAGGAATTAACAGTATTGTACGAATAATATTATTAAATTTGTGTAAATTTAGTTTACTTTCTACGAAAACAATGCTAAAATAAGGGTTATAAATTTTTGGTTTTAAGAACGAATAGAAAAAGGAGTGACAATATGATATCGAATCAAATTCTGCAGAGCACTATTGAAGGCCTAAAAGGTATTACCAGAATAGATCTCTGTGTAATGGATACAGAAGGGAAGACTCTGGCAACCACTATAAATAATGCAGATGACTATGAAAATGCAGTTCTGAATTTTGTGGAATCCCCTGCCGACAGCCAGGTGCTTCAGGGCTATCAGTTCTTTAAGGTGTTTGATGAGCACCAGTTGGAATACGTAATATTAGCAAAAGGTGACAGTGATGATGTCTATATGGTAGGTAAGATTGCTTCTTTCCAGATACAGAACCTGTTAGTTGCTTATAAGGAGAGATATGATAAGGACAACTTTATTAAGAACCTTCTCCTTGACAACCTTCTGTTAGTAGATATCTACAACAGAGCTAAGAAACTTCATATTGAGACGGATGTCAGAAGAGTAGTCTTTATTATTGAGACAAAGAACGAGAAAGACATCAATGCTCTTGAAACCGTCAGAGGACTTTTCTCAGGAAAGACTAAGGATTTTATAACTGCAGTTGATGAGAAGAACATTATCCTTGTAAAAGAGTTAAAGCCCAACGAAACTTATGATGATATGAACAAGACAGCTAAGATAATTCTGGACATGCTTAACACAGAAGCAATGACCAAGGTTCATGTGGCTTTTGGTACCATTGTAAATGAGATTAAGGATGTTTCAAGATCTTATAAAGAAGCTAAGATGGCGTTGGACGTAGGGAAAATTTTCTACAGTGACAGAAATGTTATGGCTTACAGTAATTTAGGTATCGGACGACTTATCTACCAGCTTCCCATGCCTTTATGCAAGATGTTCATAAAAGAAATCTTTGACGGAAAATCTCCTGATGAATTTGATGAGGAAACCTTAACTACCATCAACAAATTCTTTGAGAATAATCTGAACGTATCAGAGACTTCCAGACAGTTATATATTCATAGAAATACTCTGGTTTACCGTCTGGATAAGCTTCAGAAGAGCACCAATCTGGACTTAAGGGTTTTTGAAGATGCAATCACCTTCAAAATTGCTTTAATGGTCGTTAAGTATATGAAGTACATGGAAACACTGGAATACTAGAGAAAAGCTGGAGATATTATAGTGTTTAGTAAGAGGGTAAGGCTTTCTCTTTGAGAGCCCCCCTCTATTCTTTTACGCAGGATTCGTGGAATATTGTTATATAAATTAAAATAGAAGCATTTAAATACAAAGAGGATGAGGAGTTCACCAGGTTTTAGAAAGGTGTTGGGAATGAATAACAATAGAGATAAGAGTTTGGAAGAAGCAGATGCTCCGGTTATAGTTTTTGACAAAGTATCAAAGTCCTATCAAAAGGGGACACCGGCTATTAATAATATCAGCTTTCAGATCACAAAAGGAGAGTTCGTATTTATAGTTGGCAGCAGCGGTTCGGGAAAATCAACACTGATAAAATTGATTTTGAAGGAAATTGAACCCACCAGCGGGAAAATATATGTCAATTTCAAAGATTTGACAAGAATGAGACACAGACAGGTTGCAAAATACAGAAGAGGAATCGGAGTTGTTTTTCAGAATTTTCGATTGTTAAAAGATCGAAACGTTTATGAAAATGTTGCCTTTGCCCAGCGGGTAATTGAGGTGTCTGCAAGTACTATCAGAAGACAGGTTCCCCTTATGCTATCGCTTATGGGACTTTTAGAGAAGCAGAAATCCCTGCCCACAGAGCTTTCCGGTGGTGAACAGCAAAGAGTTGCCTTAGCCAGAGCCCTTGTGAATAATCCGGTCATCTTACTGGCAGACGAACCTACCGGTAATCTGGACCCTAAAAATTCCTGGGAAATCATGCGTTTGCTGGAGGATATTAACAAAAGGGGTACAACCGTAGTTGTAGTTACACATAACAAGGAAATTGTAGACAAAATGCAAAAGAGAGTGATTACTATGAGTAAAGGCATATTAATCAGCGATGAGCAAAGAGGTGGATATTCCCATGCGTATTAGTACGATAATTTACAGCATGAAACAGGGTTTTAAGAATATCCGCAGAAACAGGATGTTCTCCGCCGCTTCCGTAGGAACGATTGGAGCCTGCTTGTTTCTTTTTGGTATCTTTTACTTTGTGGTTGCTAATTTTCAATTTATGGTTAAGACCGCTGAGACCTCTGTGGGCGTAACGGTATTTTTTGACAAAGGCATCAGCCAGGAACAGATCGATATTATAGGAGATGAGATCAGGACGAGAGCAGAAGTGGCTTCGATCACCTTTGTCTCTGCAGAGGAAACCTGGAATAACTATAAAGAAAAATTTCTGAATAAAGAATTGGCAGAGAGCTTTGGGGAAGACAATCCTCTCAAGGATTCTGCATCCTATACGGTAAAACTAAATGATGTATCCATGCAGAAAGATCTGGTATCATTTATCGAAAGGCTGGATGGAGTAAGGCAGGTGAATCACTCGGATACAATTGCGGATACCTTTAAAACCTTTAATGCTTTAGTAGGTTATGTGTCGGGAGCAATTATCATAATACTATTTGGTGTGGCCATATTCCTCATTAATACGACTGTAACAATGGGTATTGCCGTAAGAAGGGAAGAAATTTCAATTATGAAATTAATCGGAGCCAAGGATTCCTTTATCCGGGCACCGTTTATTGTAGAAGGAATTACAATCGGGTTTTTAGGTTCGGTAATTCCGTTGGTATTTCTTTATTTTATGTATAATAGATTGATAGATTACATATCCGGGAAATATAATAATATTTTCAGGACCTTTCAATTTATTGAAGTTAATGGTATATTTAAAACATTGGTTCCCTTAAGCCTTATCTTGGGAGTGGGAATCGGATTCTTTGGCAGCTTTCTTACTGTCAGAAAGCAGCTGCGTTTAAAAGAAGGCAAGTAGACATGCAATGATAAAGGGGAAGAGGTGCGAATGAAGAGGATACAGTTTACAGATCGAAAAGGCCGTCCTGTTGATTTCAAAAAATTGATACATAGAAATTTAAAGCTTGTTCCGGTAGTATTATTGGTTCTGATTTTTGCTACTCAGAATATCCTGAGTTATGCTGGTGAAATTGATAAAGCGAAACAGAATAAGACAGCCCTTGAACGAAAAAAGGAAGAAACTGAATCGAAAATTAAGGAATTAGAAAAAGAAAAAGATGATATACTTAAATATATCGAGAAATTAGATTTGGAGCTGAATGATCTTACCGAGGAAGTTGATAAACTCAATAAGAAGATAAAGACAGCTGAAAGCGATTTGAAAATTATTGAAGAAGATTTGGTAAAAGCGAAAGAGAAAGAAAAAGACCAGTACTCTGTTATGAAGAGCCGTATTAAATATATGTATGAGAATGGCGATACAGGTATTCTTGAGATACTCCTGCAGTCAGAGGATTTTTCCGACATGCTGAATCAAATGGAATATAAGGAGAAAATCACAGAGTATGATAACGGACTTTTGGAAGGTTATAAGAAACTAAAAGAAGAAGTAACAAAAAAAGAAGCCGAGCAGAAGGTCGTACTGGAGGATTTAAATACCTTAAAGGATGAACTTACCTTTGAACAGGGGACCATCGAGAGATTGCTGAAAGATAAGAATGCAGAAGTTGTCAAGTACCAAAAGAGTATAAATCAGTCAGAGGCACTGTCAGCTGAATATACGCAGAAAATCGCAGATCAGGAAGCGGCTATCGAGCAATTGTTAGAAGCTGAGAGAAAGAGAATCGAAGAAGCAGAGCGCAGAAGGAAAGAAGAGGAAGAGCGTAAAAGAAAAGAAGAGGAAGAGCGAAGAAAGCAGGAAGAAGCCAAGAATCAAAACTCCTCTGATGCAGACAATAATTCTACGGACAACAATTCCTCCTCCGGTGACGGCGATTCTTCGCAAACTACAGTAAACGGCTTTAAGTGGCCTGTTCCTTCAAGCAGCAGGATAACCTCTGGATTTGGTTACCGTGACCAGCCTACGGAAGGTGCCAGTACATACCACAAAGGAATTGATATTGGCGCTCCCACCGGTACAACGATTGTTGCGGCAGCAGGAGGAAGTGTAGTAACAGCCTCTTATAGTGTTTCTGGTGGTAATTACATTATGATTTATCATGGTAACAGTACCTACACGATTTATATGCATTGTTCCAAGCTTTTGGTATCGGTAGGCGATGAAGTGAGCCAGGGACAGTCAATTGCCCTCGTAGGTTCAACAGGAATATCCACTGGGCCCCATCTCCACTTTGCAGTTACTGTAAACGGTGAATATAAGAATCCCTTGAACTACGTCAGTTACTAACGAGATTATGAAATCAATAAATTACCCTTGCGATAGACAGATATGTTTAGACAATAAAATTAGGGGCAGCCATAGTACCGACTGACCCGGAAAAGAGGTAAAAGCAATGAAGAATAAATTTCTGAACGGATTTTTATCCGGGTTAGCTGCAACTTTTGTTATCGTAGCAATTGTTGTAACGGTCTTTGCCAATAAGATAAACGAGAACCTGTTGAGGGAAAATGATACGGTTAAAACAGAGAATACCAGTGCTTCAGCAGCAGCGCAGGTAACAGATCAGGATATCCTTAAGAAAATTGATAAACTGGAAGGCCTGATAGATAAGTATTATATGGAAAAGGTAGATAAGAATACCATGGCAGAAGGTATTTATAAAGGGCTTCTGCAAAGTCTTGATGATCCTTATTCCGTATATTATACCAAAGAGGAATACACTGCTTTAATGGAATCCTCCAGCGGTGTGTATTATGGTATCGGTGCAACAGTTTCCTCCGATGTTAAGACGGGTGTACTCTCTATCGTGAAACCTTTTGTGGGTGGTCCGGCCTATGAAGCAGGTCTTCTGCCAGGAGATGTGCTTTATAAAGTCAATGAAGAAGAAGTAACAGGAAAAGATATAACAGAAGTAGTCGGTAAAATCAAAGGAGAAGAAGGTACCACGGTTAATGTTACCATTGTCAGAGAAGGTGAAGCTGATCCGATTGAATTTACAATAACCAGACGTAAAGTAGAAGTGCCTACCATAGAGTATGAAATGCTTGCTAATAAGATCGGATATATTTCTATCTCTGAATTTGATGAGGTTACAGCAGAACAGTTCCGCCAGGCACTTGCAGACCTTGAGAAACAGGGACAGAAAGGTCTTGTAATAGATATCAGAAATAATCCGGGCGGATTACTTGATACCGTGGTAGATATGTTGGACCGTATGCTCCCCAGTGGAATGATCGTATATACAGAAGACAAATACGGCAACCGTGATGAATACAAATCCGACAGCAAAGAAGAGTTCAAGAAACCTTTGGCTGTGCTGATTAACGGAAACAGCGCAAGTGCTTCTGAAATCTTTGCCGGTGCCATCCAGGATTATGAAAAGGGAACGATCGTCGGAACCACAAGCTTTGGAAAAGGTATTGTTCAGTCCATCCTTCCTTTAACCGATGGGACAGCAATTAAAGTTACCGTATCCAAATATTATACACCTAAGGGTAGAAACATCCATAAGATTGGTATTTCTCCTGATGTAACCGTTGAACTTGATGATGCACTTCGCCAGAAAGTCGTAATTGAGAAGAAGGAAGATAACCAGCTTCAGAAGGCTATCAGTATTCTGAACAAAGAAATCAAAGCAAAAAAATAAGTAAAGCAAAAAAATGAGTAAGAAAATAAACAAAGCAAAAATAAACAAAGCAAAAAAAATAAAGCAAAAAATAAATAAAGCAAAAAATTAGTAAGATAAAAAAGTAAGATAAAAATAAGTATAACAAAATAAATAAACAAAAATAAGTAAGACGAAGTGGAAGGTATAATTGCCGAAAATAATTGCCAGAGACACTTTTATCAGCTCGAATTTGAAGCAATATCCTTAAATAATCGTATATTAAACAGCCAGCTTATAATCGGAGATTATTGTAAAATGTGACAAGAAAACCGATAACAGCTGGCTGTTTTTCTCTATGCAAATACAGAACAAACATTCGAAAAATCATTGCATTCAATTTACAGTTATGATATAATGACATGAAATTGATAGCAGGTAAATATTCGGGTTATTCTGAATTCCGGTTTAGAAAGGAATATCAGAAACCCATACTTATAAAGACGAAAGTTAACGAGGAAAGAGGCAGCGTCCTGCAAGTGTCGTAACCCTCCATGAATTCAGGTGGTCGTAAGAAAGCAGTGCGCTATAGAAAGGATAGTAAAATGAGTGAATTTAAGCTTGTTTCGGAATATTCTCCTACTGGGGATCAGCCAGAGGCAATAAAGCAGCTTTTGCAAGGTTTTCGGGAAGGAAACCAGTTTGAGACTCTCCTTGGCGTGACCGGTTCCGGAAAGACTTTTACCATGGCCAATGTTATTCAGGAGCTTAACCGGCCAACTCTGGTAATTGCACATAATAAGACCCTGGCAGCGCAGCTTTATGGTGAATTTAAAGAGTTTTTTCCTGAGAATTCCGTAGAGTACTTTGTCAGTTATTATGATTACTATCAGCCGGAAGCTTATGTGCCTTCAACAGATACCTATATAGAGAAGGATTCAGCTATTAATGATGAGATTGATAAGCTAAGGCATTCAGCCACAGCGGCCTTATCGGAACGAAGAGATGTAATCATTGTAGCCAGTGTTTCCTGTATCTATGGTTTAGGAGATCCCATTGATTATCAGGAGATGGTAATTTCCTTACGCCCCGGTATGGTAAGGGAGAGGGATGAGATATTAAGAAAGCTGGTAGATCTTCAATATACCAGAAACAATATGGATTTCAAGCGTGGCACCTTCCGTGTTAACGGAGATGTGGTAGAGATATTCCCTGTTACTTCCGATGACAGGGCTGTCCGCGTGGAATTCTTTGGTGACGAGATTGACCGGATAACAGAGATTGATGTACTTACGGGAGAGATAAAATGTACCTTGGAACACATGGCAATCTTTCCGGCCTCCCATTATGTAGTATCACAGGAAAAACTAGAGGGTGCCATTAACACCATACAGGAAGAATTAGATGAAAGAGTGCTATATTTTAAGAGTGAAGACAAGCTTCTGGAAGCGCAGAGAATTGCTGAGAGAACGAACTTTGATATAGAGATGCTTCGGGAGACCGGCTTCTGTTCCGGTATTGAGAATTACTCCAGACATCTTTCAGGACTGGAGCCGGGAAGTACCCCTCATACCCTGATAGATTATTTTCCTGATGACTTCTTAATTATCGTGGATGAGTCCCATATTACCATACCACAGATAAGAGGTATGTATGCAGGTGACCAGGCCAGAAAGAGCACTTTGGTTAATTTTGGTTTCCGTCTGCCGTCTGCTAAGGACAACAGACCTTTGAATTTTGAAGAGTTCGAAAGTAAGATTAATCAGATGATGTTTGTATCAGCTACTCCGTCTGTTTACGAAAAGGAACACGAATTATTACGTACGGAACAGATTATCAGACCTACCGGTCTTTTGGATCCGGAGGTTATGGTCAGACCGGTTAATGGTCAGATTGATGACCTGATTGGCGAAGTAAATAAAGAGGTTGCTAATAAGAATAAGATCTTAGTTACCACACTGACCAAGAGGATGGCAGAAGATCTGACGGCTTATATGAGAGAAGTCGGAATCCGCGTGAAGTATCTCCATTCCGATATCGATACCCTGGAAAGATCCGAGATTATTCGTGATATGCGTATGGACGTATTCGATGTATTGGTGGGTATTAACTTGCTCCGAGAAGGTCTTGACATTCCGGAAATCACTCTGGTAGCTATCTTAGACGCTGATAAGGAAGGTTTCCTGCGTTCGGAGACTTCACTTATCCAGACCATCGGACGTGCAGCCCGTAACTCCGAAGGACGAGTTATCATGTATGCGGATAAGATAACAGATTCCATGAATAAAGCGATATCAGAAACCAACCGAAGAAGAGCAATCCAGCAGAAATACAATGAAGAGCATGGTATTACACCTACCACCATTCAGAAGAAGGTACGAGAGCTAATACGAATTTCGAAAAAGGCCGATAAGAATTTTTATAAGATGGATAAGGATCCGGAATCCATGTCCCGCAAAGAGCTGGAGGCAGTTGTCAAGAAAGTTACCAAGGATATGCAGACAGCAGCTGCAGAGCTGAATTTCGAACTTGCAGCAGAGTTAAGAGATCATCTGATGGAATTAAAGAAGCAGCTGCATGATATGGAAGATTAGAGTATTGGTACTGTATTTGAATGATAATAGATAACTATTTGTATCTGATATTTTTATCTGATATTTGTAACTAATATTTGTTCCTGATATTTGTACGGTAACAAACAAGAGGATGAGCCATTGTTTATACAGCTTTCCGCTTCAAATCCCAGGCAAGCTGTGCCTATCCTGACAATAAAGCATTTATCGGCATTAGCATAAATTACGGATGCTGTATAAATAAGGAGAGTTTGTACAAGCGGTTAATAGAAGTATGGGAAGTGGATACACAACTTATTCCAAGCATAGGTCCCAAGACAGAGACAGCAGATATACATGCGGTATTCTGATAATAGATTGTTTTCAGGTTTATTATAATAAAATTCAGGTGTTATGATTTTAATAAGGTAAAGATACTGGCTAGATTGAGATTTCTAACCATAACAGGAAGTAATTAAATATATACAGACAGCATAAAATGCGACAAAATGAAAGGTGATGTCTGTACACTGGTGTAAGGTAAGTGAAAAATAGAAGTACTGCTATTTAATGAATATCAAGCTGAGCTTAGATAGGAAGAAAGAGGTTAAAATGGCTGATAAGAAACATTATATAAAGATAAGAGGAGCCAAGGAACATAATTTAAAGAATGTCACAGTAAATATCCCCAGGGATGAATTTGTAGTGTTAACAGGCTTAAGCGGCTCCGGTAAGTCCTCTTTGGCCTTTGATACCATATATGCAGAGGGACAGAGAAGATATATGGAATCTCTCTCATCTTATGCAAGACAGTTCTTGGGACAGATGGAAAAACCTAATGTAGAGAGCATTGAAGGATTGTCACCGGCAATCTCCATTGACCAGAAGTCTACCAACCGTAATCCCCGTTCCACTGTTGGAACTGTTACAGAAGTCTATGATTATTTTCGTTTGCTTTATGCCAGAGTAGGAATTCCCCATTGCCCTAAGTGCGGGAAGGAAATCAAGAAGCAGACTGTGGATCAGATGGTAGATGAGATCATGCGGCTAAAGGAAGGCAGCAGAATTCAGCTTTTGGCACCTGTTGTAAGAGGAAGAAAAGGTGAACATGTCAAATTGCTGGAGCAGGCTAAGAAAAGCGGCTATATCCGTGTTATGATTGATGGTCATCTATACGAACTAACAGAAGAGATTAAACTGGAAAAGAATATTAAACATAATATAGAAATTATTGTAGATCGTCTGATTGTTAAGGAAGGAATTGAGAAACGCCTTTCCGACTCTATCGAAAGTGTTTTGAAGCTTTCAGAAGGTCTGTTAATGATAGATGTAGCTGGAGAAAAGCCTTTAAGTTTCAGCCAGAACTTTGCCTGCCCGGATTGCAACATAAGCATTGAAGAAATCGAGCCAAGAAGTTTCTCCTTTAATAATCCTTTTGGAGCCTGCCCGGAATGCCATGGTCTGGGAATAAAGATGGAATTCGCAGAAGAACTGATTATTCCTGATGGCTCTATCAGTCTGGCGGATGGTGCTATTGCTGCACTTGGCTGGCAGTCAGCAACGGATCGGAGCAGTTATACCAGATGTACCTTGGAAGCACTTTCAAAGGAATATAACTTTAGTCTTAATACACCTTATGAGGAACTTTCAGATAGTATCAAGCATATGCTTATGCACGGCACCAATGGAAAAGTCGTTAAGGTCAGATATAAGGGACAAAGAGGCGAAGGAGTATATGATGTTGCTTTTGAAGGTCTCATAAAGAATCTGGAACGTCGTTACCGTGAGACCGGTTCAGAAACCACAAAACAAGAATATGAAAGCTTTATGAAGACCACTCCCTGTAAGGAATGCGGAGGACGAAGACTGAAAAGAGGTTCTCTTGCAGTAACTGTGGGAGATAAAAACATATCAGAGGTTACGGATTATTCCATCAGAGATTTAAGTGCCTTCTTAAACAATCTCAAACTGACACCTACCCAGCTTAAAATCGGTGAACTGGTGCTAAAGGAAATTTGCGCAAGAGTCGGTTTCTTAATGGATGTAGGACTGGATTATCTTTCTCTTTCCCGTGCTACCGGTTCCTTATCCGGTGGAGAAGCACAGAGAATCCGTCTGGCAACACAGATTGGTTCCGGACTTGTAGGTGTTGCTTATATTCTGGATGAACCCAGTATCGGACTTCACCAGAGAGATAATGATAAACTGCTTAAGACTCTTAAGAACCTGAAAGAGTTAGGAAATACACTTATCGTAGTAGAACATGATGAAGACACCATGTTTGCGGCAGACTATATTATCGATATAGGACCCGGAGCCGGTGAACATGGCGGGGAAGTAATAGCAGCGGGAACTGCCCAGGAGATTATGAGGGTGGAGGAATCCATTACCGGTGCTTATCTAAGTGGAAGAATCAAGATTCCCGTTCCTGATGAACGCAGGAAACCTACGGGATATCTGACCATAAAAGGTGCTACCGAGAACAATCTAAAGAATGTTTCTGTGGATATACCTCTAGGTGTTATGACCTGTGTAACCGGAGTGTCCGGTTCCGGTAAGAGCTCGCTGATAACAGAGATACTTAACAAGAGATTATCCAGAGACTTAAACAGGGCACGCTGTATTCCCGGTAAACATGAGGCTATGATTGGTATTGACAAGCTGGATAAAGTAATCAACATTGATCAGTCACCTATCGGAAGGACACCAAGATCCAATCCGGCCACTTATACCGGTGTGTTTGACCAGATAAGAGATCTGTTCTCAGCAACAGCGGATGCCAAGATGAAGGGTTATACCAAAGGAAGATTCAGTTTTAACGTAAAGGGCGGCCGTTGCGAGGCTTGCTCCGGAGACGGTATCTTAAAGATTGAGATGAATTTCCTTCCCGATGTATATGTGCCTTGTGAAGTGTGCGGCGGTAAACGTTATAACCGTGAAACTCTTGAAGTGCGTTATAAAGGCAAGAATATCT from Anaerocolumna sp. AGMB13020 encodes the following:
- a CDS encoding PucR family transcriptional regulator; translation: MISNQILQSTIEGLKGITRIDLCVMDTEGKTLATTINNADDYENAVLNFVESPADSQVLQGYQFFKVFDEHQLEYVILAKGDSDDVYMVGKIASFQIQNLLVAYKERYDKDNFIKNLLLDNLLLVDIYNRAKKLHIETDVRRVVFIIETKNEKDINALETVRGLFSGKTKDFITAVDEKNIILVKELKPNETYDDMNKTAKIILDMLNTEAMTKVHVAFGTIVNEIKDVSRSYKEAKMALDVGKIFYSDRNVMAYSNLGIGRLIYQLPMPLCKMFIKEIFDGKSPDEFDEETLTTINKFFENNLNVSETSRQLYIHRNTLVYRLDKLQKSTNLDLRVFEDAITFKIALMVVKYMKYMETLEY
- the ftsE gene encoding cell division ATP-binding protein FtsE, which translates into the protein MNNNRDKSLEEADAPVIVFDKVSKSYQKGTPAINNISFQITKGEFVFIVGSSGSGKSTLIKLILKEIEPTSGKIYVNFKDLTRMRHRQVAKYRRGIGVVFQNFRLLKDRNVYENVAFAQRVIEVSASTIRRQVPLMLSLMGLLEKQKSLPTELSGGEQQRVALARALVNNPVILLADEPTGNLDPKNSWEIMRLLEDINKRGTTVVVVTHNKEIVDKMQKRVITMSKGILISDEQRGGYSHAY
- the ftsX gene encoding permease-like cell division protein FtsX, with translation MRISTIIYSMKQGFKNIRRNRMFSAASVGTIGACLFLFGIFYFVVANFQFMVKTAETSVGVTVFFDKGISQEQIDIIGDEIRTRAEVASITFVSAEETWNNYKEKFLNKELAESFGEDNPLKDSASYTVKLNDVSMQKDLVSFIERLDGVRQVNHSDTIADTFKTFNALVGYVSGAIIIILFGVAIFLINTTVTMGIAVRREEISIMKLIGAKDSFIRAPFIVEGITIGFLGSVIPLVFLYFMYNRLIDYISGKYNNIFRTFQFIEVNGIFKTLVPLSLILGVGIGFFGSFLTVRKQLRLKEGK
- a CDS encoding murein hydrolase activator EnvC family protein yields the protein MKRIQFTDRKGRPVDFKKLIHRNLKLVPVVLLVLIFATQNILSYAGEIDKAKQNKTALERKKEETESKIKELEKEKDDILKYIEKLDLELNDLTEEVDKLNKKIKTAESDLKIIEEDLVKAKEKEKDQYSVMKSRIKYMYENGDTGILEILLQSEDFSDMLNQMEYKEKITEYDNGLLEGYKKLKEEVTKKEAEQKVVLEDLNTLKDELTFEQGTIERLLKDKNAEVVKYQKSINQSEALSAEYTQKIADQEAAIEQLLEAERKRIEEAERRRKEEEERKRKEEEERRKQEEAKNQNSSDADNNSTDNNSSSGDGDSSQTTVNGFKWPVPSSSRITSGFGYRDQPTEGASTYHKGIDIGAPTGTTIVAAAGGSVVTASYSVSGGNYIMIYHGNSTYTIYMHCSKLLVSVGDEVSQGQSIALVGSTGISTGPHLHFAVTVNGEYKNPLNYVSY
- a CDS encoding S41 family peptidase → MKNKFLNGFLSGLAATFVIVAIVVTVFANKINENLLRENDTVKTENTSASAAAQVTDQDILKKIDKLEGLIDKYYMEKVDKNTMAEGIYKGLLQSLDDPYSVYYTKEEYTALMESSSGVYYGIGATVSSDVKTGVLSIVKPFVGGPAYEAGLLPGDVLYKVNEEEVTGKDITEVVGKIKGEEGTTVNVTIVREGEADPIEFTITRRKVEVPTIEYEMLANKIGYISISEFDEVTAEQFRQALADLEKQGQKGLVIDIRNNPGGLLDTVVDMLDRMLPSGMIVYTEDKYGNRDEYKSDSKEEFKKPLAVLINGNSASASEIFAGAIQDYEKGTIVGTTSFGKGIVQSILPLTDGTAIKVTVSKYYTPKGRNIHKIGISPDVTVELDDALRQKVVIEKKEDNQLQKAISILNKEIKAKK
- the uvrB gene encoding excinuclease ABC subunit UvrB, giving the protein MSEFKLVSEYSPTGDQPEAIKQLLQGFREGNQFETLLGVTGSGKTFTMANVIQELNRPTLVIAHNKTLAAQLYGEFKEFFPENSVEYFVSYYDYYQPEAYVPSTDTYIEKDSAINDEIDKLRHSATAALSERRDVIIVASVSCIYGLGDPIDYQEMVISLRPGMVRERDEILRKLVDLQYTRNNMDFKRGTFRVNGDVVEIFPVTSDDRAVRVEFFGDEIDRITEIDVLTGEIKCTLEHMAIFPASHYVVSQEKLEGAINTIQEELDERVLYFKSEDKLLEAQRIAERTNFDIEMLRETGFCSGIENYSRHLSGLEPGSTPHTLIDYFPDDFLIIVDESHITIPQIRGMYAGDQARKSTLVNFGFRLPSAKDNRPLNFEEFESKINQMMFVSATPSVYEKEHELLRTEQIIRPTGLLDPEVMVRPVNGQIDDLIGEVNKEVANKNKILVTTLTKRMAEDLTAYMREVGIRVKYLHSDIDTLERSEIIRDMRMDVFDVLVGINLLREGLDIPEITLVAILDADKEGFLRSETSLIQTIGRAARNSEGRVIMYADKITDSMNKAISETNRRRAIQQKYNEEHGITPTTIQKKVRELIRISKKADKNFYKMDKDPESMSRKELEAVVKKVTKDMQTAAAELNFELAAELRDHLMELKKQLHDMED
- the uvrA gene encoding excinuclease ABC subunit UvrA, translating into MADKKHYIKIRGAKEHNLKNVTVNIPRDEFVVLTGLSGSGKSSLAFDTIYAEGQRRYMESLSSYARQFLGQMEKPNVESIEGLSPAISIDQKSTNRNPRSTVGTVTEVYDYFRLLYARVGIPHCPKCGKEIKKQTVDQMVDEIMRLKEGSRIQLLAPVVRGRKGEHVKLLEQAKKSGYIRVMIDGHLYELTEEIKLEKNIKHNIEIIVDRLIVKEGIEKRLSDSIESVLKLSEGLLMIDVAGEKPLSFSQNFACPDCNISIEEIEPRSFSFNNPFGACPECHGLGIKMEFAEELIIPDGSISLADGAIAALGWQSATDRSSYTRCTLEALSKEYNFSLNTPYEELSDSIKHMLMHGTNGKVVKVRYKGQRGEGVYDVAFEGLIKNLERRYRETGSETTKQEYESFMKTTPCKECGGRRLKRGSLAVTVGDKNISEVTDYSIRDLSAFLNNLKLTPTQLKIGELVLKEICARVGFLMDVGLDYLSLSRATGSLSGGEAQRIRLATQIGSGLVGVAYILDEPSIGLHQRDNDKLLKTLKNLKELGNTLIVVEHDEDTMFAADYIIDIGPGAGEHGGEVIAAGTAQEIMRVEESITGAYLSGRIKIPVPDERRKPTGYLTIKGATENNLKNVSVDIPLGVMTCVTGVSGSGKSSLITEILNKRLSRDLNRARCIPGKHEAMIGIDKLDKVINIDQSPIGRTPRSNPATYTGVFDQIRDLFSATADAKMKGYTKGRFSFNVKGGRCEACSGDGILKIEMNFLPDVYVPCEVCGGKRYNRETLEVRYKGKNIYDVLDMTVEEAMKFFENMPSIRRKIETLYDVGLSYIRLGQPSTTLSGGEAQRIKLATELSKRSTGKTIYILDEPTTGLHFADVHKLIEILRRLSEGGNSVVVIEHNLEVIKTADYIIDMGPEGGDKGGTVIAKGTPEEVAASPKSYTGYYIKKMLEDHKEAVV